The Brachionichthys hirsutus isolate HB-005 chromosome 1, CSIRO-AGI_Bhir_v1, whole genome shotgun sequence genome has a window encoding:
- the LOC137905404 gene encoding axonemal dynein light intermediate polypeptide 1-like, giving the protein MSPTTKSLLKYNQPTISKSTDILSPKDQPSSLVPPSQQFTGGASNAPRLEVLNSIFPPREWVEEMQLWVQQVSSVPCARKEIIQLKDQLDIELRQSQAKETGICPIRRELYSQLFDELIRQVTTNCAERGLLLMQVRNELKMTLDAYRTLYECSIEYGIRKAFQAEQTKGDLEQRNTELEKKLQDVMNQLRLEQLRCTEVENREREKAEIQGRKHIEEIARMTEINKQLKAQLEAKFAPEEPHTDMIPSIDAQS; this is encoded by the coding sequence ATGAGTCCAACGACCAAGTCACTCCTGAAGTATAACCAACCAACCATTAGCAAAAGCACAGACATCCTGTCACCAAAGGACCAGCCTTCGAGCCTCGTACCACCATCTCAACAATTCACTGGTGGGGCCAGCAATGCACCCAGATTGGAGGTCCTGAACTCCATCTTTCCACCAAGGGAATGGGTGGAAGAAATGCAGCTGTGGGTGCAGCAAGTGTCTAGTGTACCTTGCGCAAGAAAAGAAATTATTCAGCTCAAGGATCAGCTGGACATTGAGCTGAGGCAAAGCCAGGCCAAAGAAACTGGAATCTGCCCGATACGCAGGGAGCTCTACTCCCAATTATTTGATGAGCTGATCCGACAGGTGACCACGAACTGTGCTGAGAGGGGTCTGCTGCTGATGCAGGTTAGAAATGAGCTCAAAATGACTCTGGATGCCTACCGGACACTCTATGAATGCAGCATCGAGTATGGCATCAGGAAAGCATTTCAGGCTGAGCAGACCAAAGGAGACTTGGAGCAAAGGAATACTGAATTGGAGAAAAAGCTTCAAGACGTGATGAACCAACTGAGGCTGGAGCAACTTAGATGCACTGAAGTtgaaaatagagagagagaaaaagcagaaattCAGGGGAGAAAGCACATTGAGGAGATTGCGAGAATGACGGAAATCAACAAGCAGCTCAAGGCCCAACTTGAAGCGAAGTTTGCACCGGAGGAACCACATACAGACATGATTCCCAGCATCGACGCCCAATCCTAA